A stretch of the Parus major isolate Abel chromosome 15, Parus_major1.1, whole genome shotgun sequence genome encodes the following:
- the P2RX4 gene encoding P2X purinoceptor 4 isoform X1, which produces MALCGAFHSFLFEYDTPRIVLIRSRKVGLINRAVQLGILAYVIGWVFLWEKGYQETDSVVSSVTTKVKGVTLTNTSNLGVRIWDVADYVIPPQGENTVFVMTNVILTLNQSQGRCPELPDDQTKCKEKNNCVPGYVSTHSSGIQTGECVHYNSSIKTCEVFAWCPVEDDYHIPKPAFLREAENFTLLVKNNIWYRKFNFSKRNILPTINSTYLKNCIYDAQTDPFCPIFRLGKIAEAAGQDFQEMAVEGGVMALQINWDCNLDRAASHCVPKYSFRRLDNKDSAHTVSPGYNFRFAKYYKNSDGTESRTLVKAYGIRFDIIVFGKAGKFDVIPTMINIGSGLALFGVATVLCDIVVLYCMKKKYYYREKKYKYVEDYELVSINKGRVKAKLLPPLTP; this is translated from the exons ATGGCGTTGTGCGGGGCTTTCCACAGCTTCCTCTTCGAGTACGACACCCCGCGCATCGTGCTGATCCGGAGCCGCAAAGTGGGGCTTATCAACCGCGCGGTGCAGCTCGGCATCCTCGCCTATGTGATCGG GTGGgtttttctgtgggaaaaaggCTACCAGGAAACAGACTCTGTGGTCAGTTCTGTAACCACAAAGGTGAAGGGAGTGACACTGACAAACACATCCAACTTGGGAGTCAGGATCTGGGATGTAGCTGACTATGTCATCCCTCCTCAG GGTGAGAACACTGTGTTTGTCATGACCAATGTGATACTCACACTGAACCAGAGCCAAGGCCGCTGCCCAGAG ctcccagatGATCAAACAAAGTGCAAGGAGAAGAACAACTGTGTTCCAGGATATGTCAGCACCCACAGCAGTG GCATCCAGACTGGGGAGTGTGTTCACTACAACAGCAGCATTAAGACCTGTGAAGTCTTTGCGTGGTGCCCCGTGGAGGATGACTATCACATACCCAA GCCAGCATTCCTGCGAGAAGCTGAGAACTTCACACTTCTGGTGAAGAACAACATTTGGTACCGCAAGTTCAACTTCAGCAA ACGAAACATCCTCCCCACTATCAACTCCACCTACCTCAAGAACTGCATCTATGATGCCCAGACAGATCCCTTCTGCCCTATCTTCCGTTTAGGGAAAATAGCTGAAGCTGCAGGGCAAGACTTCCAGGAAATGGCTGTGGAG GGTGGGGTCATGGCACTGCAGATCAACTGGGACTGCAACCTGGACAGAGCCGCTTCCCACTGTGTGCCAAAATATTCCTTCCGGCGCCTTGACAACAAGGACTCTGCCCACACCGTCTCACCTGGCTACAACTTCAG GTTTGCAAAATACTACAAGAATAGTGATGGCACTGAATCAAGGACGCTTGTCAAAGCTTATGGCATCCGCTTTGATATCATAGTGTTTGGAAAG GCAGGAAAATTTGATGTAATTCCTACCATGATTAACATCGGCTCTGGCTTAGCACTGTTTGGTGTG GCAACAGTGCTGTGTGACATTGTTGTTCTGTACTGCATGAAGAAGAAATACTACTATCGGGAGAAGAAATACAAGTATGTGGAGGATTATGAACTGGTAAGCATCAACAAAGGCAGGGTAAAGGCAAAATTGCTTCCTCCTCTGACTCCATAG
- the P2RX4 gene encoding P2X purinoceptor 4 isoform X2 — MALCGAFHSFLFEYDTPRIVLIRSRKVGLINRAVQLGILAYVIGWVFLWEKGYQETDSVVSSVTTKVKGVTLTNTSNLGVRIWDVADYVIPPQGENTVFVMTNVILTLNQSQGRCPELPDDQTKCKEKNNCVPGYVSTHSSGIQTGECVHYNSSIKTCEVFAWCPVEDDYHIPKPAFLREAENFTLLVKNNIWYRKFNFSKRNILPTINSTYLKNCIYDAQTDPFCPIFRLGKIAEAAGQDFQEMAVEGGVMALQINWDCNLDRAASHCVPKYSFRRLDNKDSAHTVSPGYNFRFAKYYKNSDGTESRTLVKAYGIRFDIIVFGKAGKFDVIPTMINIGSGLALFGVATVLCDIVVLYCMKKKYYYREKKYKYVEDYELGVGETYGTNS; from the exons ATGGCGTTGTGCGGGGCTTTCCACAGCTTCCTCTTCGAGTACGACACCCCGCGCATCGTGCTGATCCGGAGCCGCAAAGTGGGGCTTATCAACCGCGCGGTGCAGCTCGGCATCCTCGCCTATGTGATCGG GTGGgtttttctgtgggaaaaaggCTACCAGGAAACAGACTCTGTGGTCAGTTCTGTAACCACAAAGGTGAAGGGAGTGACACTGACAAACACATCCAACTTGGGAGTCAGGATCTGGGATGTAGCTGACTATGTCATCCCTCCTCAG GGTGAGAACACTGTGTTTGTCATGACCAATGTGATACTCACACTGAACCAGAGCCAAGGCCGCTGCCCAGAG ctcccagatGATCAAACAAAGTGCAAGGAGAAGAACAACTGTGTTCCAGGATATGTCAGCACCCACAGCAGTG GCATCCAGACTGGGGAGTGTGTTCACTACAACAGCAGCATTAAGACCTGTGAAGTCTTTGCGTGGTGCCCCGTGGAGGATGACTATCACATACCCAA GCCAGCATTCCTGCGAGAAGCTGAGAACTTCACACTTCTGGTGAAGAACAACATTTGGTACCGCAAGTTCAACTTCAGCAA ACGAAACATCCTCCCCACTATCAACTCCACCTACCTCAAGAACTGCATCTATGATGCCCAGACAGATCCCTTCTGCCCTATCTTCCGTTTAGGGAAAATAGCTGAAGCTGCAGGGCAAGACTTCCAGGAAATGGCTGTGGAG GGTGGGGTCATGGCACTGCAGATCAACTGGGACTGCAACCTGGACAGAGCCGCTTCCCACTGTGTGCCAAAATATTCCTTCCGGCGCCTTGACAACAAGGACTCTGCCCACACCGTCTCACCTGGCTACAACTTCAG GTTTGCAAAATACTACAAGAATAGTGATGGCACTGAATCAAGGACGCTTGTCAAAGCTTATGGCATCCGCTTTGATATCATAGTGTTTGGAAAG GCAGGAAAATTTGATGTAATTCCTACCATGATTAACATCGGCTCTGGCTTAGCACTGTTTGGTGTG GCAACAGTGCTGTGTGACATTGTTGTTCTGTACTGCATGAAGAAGAAATACTACTATCGGGAGAAGAAATACAAGTATGTGGAGGATTATGAACTG GGAGTTGGTGAGACATATGGAACAAACTCctga